A stretch of Imperialibacter roseus DNA encodes these proteins:
- a CDS encoding DUF4286 family protein, with product MVLYNVTVNIESVVEDEWLHWIKSIHIPKVMATGMFVESKIFKLLHDEGDGSATYSVQFFAASVKQVNEYLETYAPALVQAHMERYKNKHVAFRTLMEQVD from the coding sequence ATGGTATTATACAACGTCACGGTTAATATAGAATCAGTAGTTGAAGACGAATGGCTGCATTGGATAAAGTCCATTCATATTCCAAAGGTTATGGCTACCGGAATGTTTGTTGAAAGCAAAATATTTAAGCTCCTTCACGATGAAGGAGACGGGAGTGCCACATACAGTGTGCAATTTTTTGCTGCCTCTGTGAAGCAAGTAAACGAATATCTTGAAACCTATGCCCCGGCGCTGGTACAAGCTCATATGGAAAGGTATAAAAACAAACACGTAGCTTTTCGAACGTTGATGGAGCAGGTGGACTAA
- the rho gene encoding transcription termination factor Rho, whose amino-acid sequence MYSIDDLNVRLLSELKDIAEKLGVPNYKKAAKQELVYKILDHQAVMPEEEVSKIKKSDKAATPVAAAPAPEDKPKPARPPREDDRRPNNKPKIRRENVVAKDAAKPAEGKSDDRPKKREVSSADELLQSFNLETDDDDTSAKEVVEEGKKVEKEISNDSRGELREDTRNREDRGDQPGREDKGDQKEQRAPFKPKRNYNTNIKEFDGIIVNEGVLEIMQDGYGFLRSPDYNYLASPDDIYVSPSQIKLFGLKTGDSVKGQIRPPKEGEKYFALLRVETVNGKTTEEIRDRVSFEYLTPLFPEEKIRLSSPKRPDHYSARILDLFAPIGKGQRGMIVAQPKTGKTVLLKQIANAITENHPEIYLIILLIDERPEEVTDMARSVHAEVISSTFDEQADRHVKVASIVLEKAKRMVECGHDVVILLDSITRLARAYNTVVPSSGKILSGGVDANALHKPKRFFGAARNVEHGGSLTIIATALIETGSKMDEVIFEEFKGTGNMELQLDRKLSNKRVYPAIDVPASGTRREDLLMEKDELSKVWILRKYMSDMTSQEAMEFLLDKMKGTQNNAEFLISMNG is encoded by the coding sequence ATGTACAGCATTGACGACCTTAATGTCCGTCTTCTTTCAGAATTAAAAGACATCGCAGAAAAACTTGGAGTTCCCAACTACAAAAAAGCTGCAAAACAAGAATTAGTCTACAAAATCCTCGATCACCAGGCTGTGATGCCAGAAGAGGAAGTTTCCAAAATAAAGAAGTCAGATAAGGCCGCTACCCCGGTAGCCGCAGCCCCGGCCCCGGAGGACAAACCGAAGCCCGCTCGCCCGCCAAGGGAGGACGATAGAAGGCCTAACAACAAACCGAAGATTCGCAGGGAGAATGTGGTAGCAAAGGACGCAGCTAAGCCTGCTGAAGGCAAATCGGATGACCGTCCAAAGAAGAGAGAGGTAAGCAGTGCTGATGAACTCCTTCAGTCTTTCAATCTTGAAACTGACGACGATGACACATCAGCGAAAGAAGTGGTAGAAGAAGGCAAGAAGGTAGAAAAAGAAATATCTAACGACTCGAGAGGCGAACTTAGAGAAGACACGAGAAATCGTGAAGACAGAGGTGACCAACCTGGCAGAGAAGACAAAGGCGATCAAAAAGAGCAGCGTGCTCCATTTAAGCCCAAAAGAAATTATAACACCAATATCAAAGAGTTTGACGGTATTATAGTTAACGAAGGTGTGCTGGAAATCATGCAGGACGGCTATGGCTTCCTTCGCTCTCCAGACTACAACTACCTGGCCAGTCCTGATGATATATATGTGTCGCCGTCTCAGATTAAGCTATTTGGACTAAAAACTGGTGATTCTGTGAAGGGGCAAATCAGGCCTCCAAAAGAAGGAGAAAAGTATTTCGCCTTACTAAGAGTAGAAACCGTTAACGGTAAAACAACTGAAGAAATACGTGACAGGGTTTCTTTCGAATACCTGACTCCACTGTTCCCGGAAGAGAAGATAAGACTTAGCTCTCCAAAGAGACCTGACCATTACTCAGCCAGAATTCTCGACTTGTTTGCTCCAATTGGAAAAGGACAGCGTGGAATGATTGTGGCACAGCCAAAGACTGGTAAGACAGTGCTCCTTAAGCAAATTGCCAACGCCATTACTGAGAACCATCCTGAAATTTACCTGATCATACTCCTTATTGACGAACGTCCTGAAGAAGTAACCGACATGGCTCGCAGTGTGCATGCTGAGGTTATTTCATCAACTTTTGACGAGCAGGCCGACCGTCACGTGAAGGTGGCGAGCATTGTTCTTGAGAAGGCTAAGAGAATGGTGGAATGCGGACACGACGTTGTTATTCTTCTTGACTCGATCACACGTTTGGCCAGGGCTTACAACACAGTAGTTCCTTCGTCAGGCAAAATACTTTCCGGTGGTGTGGATGCTAATGCGCTGCATAAGCCTAAGAGGTTCTTCGGTGCTGCCAGAAATGTTGAGCACGGCGGTTCATTGACCATTATTGCAACCGCACTGATTGAGACAGGCTCTAAAATGGACGAGGTTATCTTCGAAGAATTCAAAGGTACTGGTAACATGGAACTGCAACTGGATCGTAAGCTATCCAACAAGCGTGTGTACCCTGCTATTGACGTGCCTGCATCCGGAACTCGTCGTGAAGACCTGCTCATGGAAAAAGACGAGCTATCAAAGGTTTGGATATTGAGAAAATACATGTCTGACATGACTTCTCAGGAGGCGATGGAATTCCTTCTTGACAAAATGAAGGGGACTCAGAACAACGCCGAGTTCCTGATCTCGATGAACGGATAA
- a CDS encoding serine hydrolase domain-containing protein, giving the protein MIKQFNMKALYGVYLFFLFLAACEKPVEEKVIDLPRGVPEAEGVPSSSIQAFLESADTSKHEFHSFMFLRHGKVIAESWWSPYGPELPHTMYSTSKSFTSTAIGFAVTEKLLTVNDSVISFFPEYVTDSVSDFMATLTVKDLLTMSVGQDPDPSATIPGDSLWVKSFLYTPIINKPGTKFLYNSMATYMLSAIVTKVTGQKVIDYLKPRLFDPLHIQGIDWETDPVGNNTGGWGLRLKTEDMAKFGQLLLQKGKWNGEQVLSEEWIAEATSFKIQQSPELPAETKAKSDWLQGYCYQFWRCRNNAFRGDGAFGQYIIVMPDRDAVIAITSETSDMQGILNMVWDQLLPAMADDELPVDAAAVASLERKIASLSLQLPSADLASTMEGALSGKVFKLDSNGRNMESISFQFGSAGSDVALKYKNDTYKIPIGWGEWKYSQTKRPGPYLVARAKNALKGLPPFKVAAAYSWKEENVLELTLRYIESPHTETITCTFEGEDVMLDFKWSFAPTMKPPVIEGELVE; this is encoded by the coding sequence ATGATCAAGCAGTTCAACATGAAGGCCCTTTATGGGGTATACCTCTTTTTTCTTTTTCTTGCCGCCTGCGAAAAGCCTGTAGAAGAAAAAGTTATTGACCTTCCAAGAGGCGTTCCGGAAGCTGAGGGCGTACCCTCCTCCAGCATTCAGGCTTTTCTTGAATCAGCTGACACCAGCAAGCACGAATTCCACAGTTTCATGTTTCTGCGACATGGAAAAGTGATCGCCGAGAGCTGGTGGAGTCCCTATGGCCCAGAGCTGCCGCACACCATGTACTCTACAAGTAAAAGCTTTACCTCAACAGCCATTGGGTTTGCTGTCACGGAAAAACTGCTGACTGTCAATGACTCGGTTATTTCGTTTTTCCCCGAATATGTTACTGATAGCGTGAGCGACTTCATGGCTACCCTCACGGTCAAAGACCTGCTCACCATGTCGGTGGGGCAGGATCCAGACCCGTCGGCCACCATACCTGGCGACAGCCTCTGGGTAAAGTCATTCCTTTACACGCCCATCATCAACAAGCCGGGAACAAAATTTCTCTACAATTCGATGGCTACTTACATGTTGTCGGCTATTGTTACCAAAGTAACAGGGCAAAAAGTCATCGACTATTTGAAACCAAGGCTGTTCGATCCTTTGCATATTCAAGGGATCGATTGGGAGACTGACCCCGTAGGCAACAACACAGGTGGCTGGGGGCTAAGGCTGAAGACGGAGGACATGGCTAAATTTGGACAGCTTTTGCTCCAAAAAGGTAAGTGGAACGGGGAGCAAGTCCTTTCAGAGGAGTGGATAGCTGAAGCAACTTCTTTCAAAATACAGCAGTCGCCGGAGCTTCCGGCAGAAACCAAAGCAAAGAGTGACTGGCTGCAGGGCTATTGCTACCAGTTTTGGCGCTGCCGCAATAATGCCTTTCGGGGCGACGGTGCTTTTGGTCAATACATCATCGTGATGCCGGATCGGGACGCAGTCATTGCCATTACGTCGGAAACATCTGATATGCAGGGGATTTTAAATATGGTTTGGGACCAGTTGCTTCCAGCTATGGCCGACGATGAGCTGCCCGTTGATGCCGCAGCGGTGGCATCTCTTGAGAGAAAAATCGCCTCTCTTTCACTGCAACTCCCATCAGCCGACTTGGCATCCACTATGGAAGGAGCCCTGTCAGGCAAAGTATTTAAGCTTGATTCCAATGGAAGAAATATGGAGAGCATAAGTTTCCAGTTTGGGTCGGCTGGAAGTGATGTGGCTTTGAAGTATAAAAATGACACCTATAAGATTCCTATTGGCTGGGGAGAGTGGAAGTATTCGCAAACCAAAAGACCAGGACCCTACCTGGTAGCCAGAGCAAAAAATGCGCTGAAAGGCCTGCCTCCATTCAAAGTTGCTGCGGCTTATTCCTGGAAAGAAGAGAATGTGCTGGAGTTAACCCTGCGATATATTGAAAGCCCCCATACAGAGACAATCACCTGTACTTTTGAAGGTGAAGATGTCATGCTTGATTTCAAATGGAGCTTTGCGCCCACCATGAAGCCTCCGGTGATAGAGGGAGAGCTGGTAGAATAA
- a CDS encoding prolyl oligopeptidase family serine peptidase, whose amino-acid sequence MRKLSNLVVLAGLVSHCSQPPKEEAIIYPTTEKVAHVDEYFGTKVEDPYRWLENDTSAATAQWVEAENKVTFGYLNNIDFREAVKERLTKLWDYEKVYAPFKRGDYYYFYKNDGLQNQNVLYRVKNLGDEHEEFLNPNTFSADGTVSLAGLSFSKDGSLAGMLLSDGGSDWRKGVLFNTTTKELVGDTLRDLKFTGFSWKGNEGVYYSSYDKPKDGSVLSGKTQHHKLYFHKLGEPQASDKLILGGAKFPRRYVGANLTEDERFLVISASVSTTGNELYIQDLTVPNSPIKTIVDNVDKDHYVIDNDGETLFIFTNLDAPNNRIVKTSFADPTPATWVNVIPETKNVLSASTAGEKIFAEYLVDAKSEIKQYNRKGELERDVELPGIGSIYGFGGEESDTDIYYTFTSFTYPSSIFSYNIASGKSTLYQQPKVDFNPEDYTTEQVFYSSKDGTKIPMFITYKNGLEKNGKNPTYLYSYGGFNISMTPGFSVSRIVWLENGGIYAQPSIRGGGEYGEEWHLAGTKMKKQNVFDDFIGAAEYLIKEGYTSSDYLAIAGGSNGGLLVGATMTQRPELFKVALPAVGVMDMLRYHTFTAGAGWAYDYGTSEESEEMFKYILGYSPVHNVKEGVKYPATLVTTADHDDRVVPAHSFKFAAQLQAKQAGDNPVLIRIETRAGHGAGKPTSKIIEEAADLYSFTWYNMGVVPEVAKKAM is encoded by the coding sequence ATGAGAAAATTATCCAATCTTGTCGTTTTAGCCGGCCTTGTCAGCCATTGCTCACAACCTCCAAAAGAAGAGGCCATCATTTACCCAACCACCGAAAAGGTAGCACATGTTGATGAGTACTTCGGCACCAAAGTAGAGGATCCCTACCGATGGCTGGAAAACGACACGTCGGCAGCCACCGCTCAATGGGTGGAAGCGGAAAACAAAGTGACCTTTGGCTACCTGAACAATATCGACTTTAGGGAGGCAGTGAAAGAGAGGCTTACAAAGCTTTGGGACTATGAGAAAGTGTACGCCCCATTTAAACGTGGCGACTACTATTATTTCTATAAAAATGATGGGCTTCAAAATCAGAACGTGCTTTACCGGGTGAAAAATCTTGGAGATGAACACGAAGAGTTTTTGAATCCCAATACATTCTCTGCCGATGGCACCGTGTCGCTTGCAGGCCTGAGCTTTTCTAAAGACGGTTCACTTGCCGGTATGCTGCTGTCAGATGGCGGCTCTGACTGGAGAAAGGGTGTGCTTTTTAATACCACCACGAAAGAGCTAGTTGGAGACACTTTGAGAGACTTAAAGTTCACAGGCTTTTCATGGAAAGGCAACGAAGGTGTCTATTATAGCAGCTACGACAAACCAAAAGATGGAAGCGTGCTATCGGGTAAGACCCAACACCACAAACTGTACTTCCACAAGCTCGGCGAGCCTCAGGCAAGCGACAAGCTGATCCTGGGTGGGGCCAAATTTCCAAGACGCTACGTGGGGGCTAACCTGACGGAAGACGAGCGTTTCCTTGTTATCTCGGCTTCTGTTAGCACAACCGGCAATGAGCTCTACATTCAGGATTTAACGGTTCCGAACAGCCCGATAAAGACAATTGTAGACAATGTGGATAAAGACCACTATGTAATTGACAACGACGGAGAGACCTTATTTATCTTCACTAACCTGGACGCCCCTAACAACAGGATTGTGAAGACCTCGTTTGCTGACCCGACGCCAGCCACCTGGGTAAATGTAATTCCTGAAACCAAAAACGTGCTCAGCGCCAGCACTGCCGGGGAGAAGATTTTTGCTGAATATCTGGTGGATGCCAAGTCCGAAATCAAACAATATAACCGGAAAGGCGAACTGGAAAGGGACGTCGAGCTGCCAGGTATTGGAAGCATTTACGGCTTTGGAGGCGAAGAAAGTGACACCGACATCTATTACACGTTTACCTCATTCACTTATCCAAGTTCGATCTTCTCCTATAACATTGCCTCAGGAAAATCCACCCTGTATCAGCAACCAAAGGTCGACTTCAACCCTGAAGATTACACCACCGAGCAGGTTTTCTATAGCAGCAAGGACGGAACGAAAATCCCCATGTTTATCACTTATAAGAACGGACTTGAAAAAAATGGTAAGAACCCCACCTACCTCTACAGCTATGGCGGGTTCAATATCAGCATGACGCCTGGCTTCAGTGTTTCCAGGATTGTGTGGTTGGAAAATGGTGGCATCTATGCGCAGCCCAGCATCCGTGGCGGTGGTGAGTACGGCGAAGAATGGCACCTTGCTGGCACCAAGATGAAAAAACAAAATGTGTTTGATGACTTCATAGGTGCTGCCGAGTATCTGATCAAAGAAGGTTATACCAGCAGCGACTACCTGGCTATTGCCGGTGGCTCCAACGGAGGCCTTCTGGTGGGCGCCACTATGACACAACGCCCGGAACTATTTAAGGTGGCGCTCCCTGCAGTAGGCGTTATGGACATGCTTCGCTATCACACTTTCACGGCTGGTGCCGGTTGGGCTTACGACTACGGGACTTCAGAGGAATCAGAAGAGATGTTCAAGTACATTCTGGGCTATTCGCCTGTGCATAATGTGAAAGAAGGTGTAAAGTATCCTGCGACCCTGGTTACCACAGCTGATCATGACGACAGGGTGGTGCCTGCTCACTCATTTAAGTTTGCCGCTCAGCTACAAGCCAAGCAGGCCGGCGACAATCCGGTGTTGATTCGAATTGAAACCAGAGCAGGTCATGGGGCCGGAAAGCCAACTTCCAAAATTATAGAAGAGGCCGCTGATCTCTACTCTTTTACCTGGTACAACATGGGTGTTGTGCCTGAAGTGGCCAAAAAAGCGATGTAA
- a CDS encoding carotenoid biosynthesis protein has product MSSKNKAALVIVVLHVVGTIGMLLPEWAPLMRQLTPLNLLIVAALVIIFQQSKTPSFYAYALLCFLIAFFSEVIGVQTGWPFGSYEYGATLGPKLFGVPLLIGTNWLILVICTASLTRSINNKWLASLAGALLMVGLDILLEPVAIMSDYWSWQGSGIPIQNYISWGALAFVLHSILHHFGFENKNELDKYVILSQASFFALVGYLG; this is encoded by the coding sequence ATGAGCAGTAAAAACAAGGCGGCACTGGTAATTGTGGTACTTCATGTGGTTGGCACTATTGGTATGCTGCTACCAGAGTGGGCACCTTTGATGAGGCAACTGACACCTCTCAACCTTTTGATAGTGGCTGCGCTTGTGATCATTTTTCAGCAAAGCAAAACCCCTTCCTTCTACGCCTATGCATTGCTGTGTTTTTTAATCGCCTTTTTTAGTGAGGTAATTGGCGTACAAACAGGCTGGCCATTCGGAAGTTACGAATACGGAGCCACTTTAGGGCCCAAGCTCTTCGGCGTGCCTTTGCTTATCGGCACCAACTGGCTGATACTGGTAATATGTACAGCTTCCCTTACACGCTCTATCAACAACAAGTGGCTGGCATCACTGGCAGGTGCATTGCTGATGGTGGGATTGGATATATTGCTGGAGCCGGTAGCTATCATGTCGGACTACTGGAGCTGGCAGGGGTCGGGCATTCCAATTCAAAACTATATTAGCTGGGGAGCGCTTGCCTTTGTGCTCCATAGCATACTTCACCATTTTGGTTTTGAAAACAAAAATGAGCTGGACAAATACGTTATTTTGTCTCAGGCATCTTTCTTTGCGCTCGTTGGCTACCTGGGCTAA
- the serS gene encoding serine--tRNA ligase — MLQVSEIRANKEKVLTGLKKRGLKEVDDKIDEVLALDDKRKSLKTEMDVALAEANQLAKQIGQLMQSGQKEAAEKIKSQTSELKETSKKLGSDLESTEELLTNKLYELPNVPHESVPEGRTAEDNEVVFQVGTLPKLPESAKPHWDLIKEYDIIDFDLGIKITGAGFPVYKKQGARIVRAMINYFIDQALDAGYLEMRPPIVVNKESGYGTGQLPDKEGQMYHATADDLYLIPTAEVPITNLYRDVILADDELPVKNVAYTPCFRREAGSWGAHVRGLNRLHQFDKVEIVQVTTPEASYKALDGMKNHVERLIKNLELPYRILKLCGGDMGFTSALTFDFEVYSAAQKKWLEVSSVSNFETYQANRLKLRRKVDKKTELLHTLNGSALALPRILAAMLENNQTPDGIKIPKVLVPYTGFNMIKK, encoded by the coding sequence ATGTTACAAGTTTCTGAAATACGTGCTAATAAAGAAAAGGTTCTGACAGGCCTCAAGAAAAGGGGGCTGAAAGAGGTAGACGACAAGATCGACGAGGTGCTGGCCCTGGACGACAAGCGGAAATCTCTGAAAACTGAGATGGATGTAGCTCTGGCAGAAGCCAACCAACTGGCCAAGCAAATCGGGCAGTTGATGCAAAGCGGCCAAAAAGAAGCTGCTGAGAAGATCAAATCGCAGACATCGGAGCTTAAAGAAACTTCCAAGAAATTAGGCAGTGACCTGGAGTCTACTGAAGAGCTGCTTACAAATAAACTCTATGAGCTTCCCAACGTGCCGCACGAAAGCGTGCCGGAAGGACGAACAGCCGAAGACAACGAAGTGGTGTTTCAGGTAGGCACGTTACCCAAGCTGCCCGAAAGCGCCAAGCCACATTGGGATCTCATTAAGGAGTATGACATCATCGACTTTGACCTTGGCATAAAAATAACCGGGGCCGGCTTCCCTGTTTACAAGAAACAAGGGGCCAGAATTGTGCGTGCTATGATCAACTACTTCATTGATCAGGCATTAGACGCAGGGTATCTCGAAATGAGGCCCCCCATCGTGGTCAACAAAGAATCAGGCTACGGAACGGGCCAGCTACCCGACAAAGAAGGGCAGATGTACCACGCCACCGCCGATGACTTGTACCTTATCCCAACGGCGGAGGTGCCCATTACCAACCTCTACCGGGACGTAATTCTGGCTGATGACGAACTACCTGTGAAGAATGTGGCTTACACGCCCTGCTTCAGGAGAGAGGCGGGCAGCTGGGGTGCACATGTGCGTGGCCTAAACAGGCTCCACCAGTTTGATAAGGTGGAGATAGTACAGGTAACCACCCCTGAGGCGTCGTACAAAGCACTCGACGGAATGAAGAACCACGTTGAGCGGCTTATCAAAAACCTTGAGCTCCCTTACCGCATTTTGAAGCTATGTGGAGGCGATATGGGCTTCACCTCTGCGCTTACCTTCGACTTCGAAGTATACTCTGCGGCACAGAAAAAATGGTTGGAGGTGAGCTCTGTGTCCAACTTTGAGACTTACCAGGCCAACAGGCTCAAGCTGAGACGCAAGGTGGACAAGAAGACGGAACTGCTTCACACCCTGAACGGAAGTGCGCTGGCCCTGCCAAGGATACTGGCAGCCATGCTGGAAAACAACCAGACTCCCGATGGGATCAAGATTCCGAAGGTGCTGGTTCCGTACACAGGATTCAATATGATCAAGAAATAA
- a CDS encoding winged helix DNA-binding domain-containing protein: MDNSFITMARLANQRITRNRFESATQLVSWMGAMQAQDPYFIKWAVGSRLSGATEQDITKALDEGSILRTHALRPTWHLVAPEDIYWMLELTAQNIKVAAKSRQKELGLTPQILSKSNRLIEQKLEVGQHMTREDLLAGFEEEGISLKENRSSHLLMWAELEQVICSGVSQRGKHTYALLDQRVPKKVLLSKEESLARLALTYFKSHGPATEADFCWWSGLRAGEARRALEMVRHQLGSEKFDEQVYWFDSDTVEAVEKTKSVFLLPSYDEYYISYKDRTAALPSVHNSKAISNNGIFSPVIAVSGQVKGTWKRAIKKETVFIETKLFEAVSKSTLKLIEVAAQRYAKFLNKKMVISHL; this comes from the coding sequence ATGGACAATTCCTTCATAACGATGGCTAGACTGGCTAATCAGCGGATAACCCGAAATCGGTTTGAGTCAGCAACGCAGCTCGTGAGTTGGATGGGAGCTATGCAGGCTCAGGATCCTTATTTTATTAAGTGGGCGGTTGGCTCCAGACTTTCCGGGGCCACTGAACAAGATATTACAAAGGCGCTCGACGAAGGCAGTATTTTAAGAACCCATGCCCTCAGACCAACCTGGCATCTTGTAGCGCCGGAAGACATTTACTGGATGCTGGAGCTCACCGCACAAAACATTAAAGTTGCGGCAAAATCACGACAGAAAGAGTTGGGACTAACACCACAGATACTTTCTAAAAGTAACAGACTGATAGAACAAAAGCTCGAAGTCGGTCAGCATATGACCCGGGAAGATCTTTTGGCTGGGTTTGAAGAAGAAGGGATAAGTTTAAAGGAAAACCGGTCTTCCCATCTTCTGATGTGGGCGGAACTGGAGCAGGTAATTTGTAGCGGCGTATCACAAAGAGGGAAACATACCTATGCCCTGCTTGACCAAAGAGTGCCAAAGAAGGTGTTGCTTAGCAAAGAGGAGTCCCTGGCGAGGCTTGCCCTAACCTACTTCAAAAGCCACGGACCTGCTACGGAAGCGGATTTTTGCTGGTGGTCTGGACTTCGGGCTGGAGAGGCCAGGAGGGCCCTGGAAATGGTAAGACATCAGTTGGGCTCCGAAAAGTTTGATGAGCAGGTTTATTGGTTCGATTCAGATACAGTGGAGGCCGTCGAAAAAACAAAGTCAGTCTTTTTATTGCCGTCTTACGATGAGTATTACATCAGCTACAAGGATCGAACCGCCGCCCTTCCCTCTGTCCACAATAGCAAGGCCATATCAAATAATGGCATTTTCTCGCCAGTCATTGCGGTGAGTGGACAAGTGAAGGGTACGTGGAAAAGAGCGATAAAAAAGGAAACTGTTTTTATTGAAACAAAGCTGTTTGAAGCCGTTTCGAAATCTACCCTCAAATTAATAGAGGTAGCCGCCCAACGTTATGCCAAGTTCCTGAACAAGAAAATGGTCATTAGTCATCTATAA
- a CDS encoding GNAT family N-acetyltransferase has translation MEVNIREGIAEDLPQVLKLVKELAEYEKALHEVNNSVDKMEEDGFGEHPVFGFFVAEKGATIIGIALYYYRYSTWKGKRIYLEDIVVTQSERGSGIGKQLFDATIRKGKETNCTGMMWQVLDWNEPAINFYKKYGARFDNGWLNCHLDF, from the coding sequence ATGGAAGTTAACATACGTGAAGGCATCGCTGAAGACCTACCGCAGGTGCTGAAGCTTGTAAAAGAGCTGGCGGAATACGAGAAGGCGCTTCATGAAGTCAACAACAGCGTTGATAAAATGGAAGAAGACGGCTTCGGCGAGCATCCGGTCTTCGGCTTTTTTGTGGCGGAGAAAGGCGCAACCATTATCGGCATTGCCTTGTACTATTACCGCTACTCAACCTGGAAAGGCAAGAGGATTTATCTGGAGGACATCGTGGTGACCCAGTCGGAAAGGGGAAGTGGAATTGGTAAGCAGCTATTTGATGCCACTATCCGAAAAGGAAAGGAAACCAATTGCACAGGCATGATGTGGCAGGTTCTTGATTGGAACGAACCTGCCATCAATTTCTACAAAAAATACGGCGCAAGGTTTGACAACGGCTGGCTCAACTGTCACCTCGATTTTTAG
- a CDS encoding NAD(P)-dependent oxidoreductase, producing the protein MMKIKVGIIKEGKVPVDKRVPITPDQALEIQAKFPNVEVLVQRSDVRCFPDAAYEEKGLKMVDSMDMCDIIFGVKEVPMAQLIPGKTYFFFSHTIKKQEYNKPLLKALLEKKIKMVDYETLTDENGQRVIAFGRWAGIVGAYNAIWTYGKRYNLYHLRRAHECFDLEDLKTEFAKVKLPPIKMVVTGGGRVAKGAMEVLVGMNVRKVTPAALLTQSFDFPVFAQLNSRDYNAHNEGKEFNRGEFYSHADNFHSDFLKYAKVAEILIAAAFWEPKAPTLFTREDATKNDFCLRVIADITCDIEGSIPSTKRPSTIDEPVYDYDPTQDEIMPEFSEEGNISMMAVDNLPCELPRDASMDFGNMLVKNVLPHLFSNDEFRIVQDATITEDGKLTSRYQYLKEWVEGR; encoded by the coding sequence ATGATGAAGATAAAGGTAGGCATAATCAAAGAGGGAAAAGTTCCTGTCGACAAAAGAGTCCCTATAACTCCCGATCAGGCACTTGAAATACAGGCGAAGTTCCCAAATGTAGAAGTCCTGGTGCAAAGAAGTGATGTGCGTTGCTTCCCGGATGCTGCGTATGAGGAGAAGGGCCTCAAAATGGTCGATTCTATGGATATGTGCGACATCATATTTGGGGTCAAAGAAGTCCCCATGGCACAACTCATCCCCGGTAAAACCTACTTCTTCTTTTCCCACACCATCAAAAAGCAGGAATACAACAAACCACTGCTAAAGGCACTGTTGGAAAAGAAAATCAAAATGGTGGACTACGAAACCCTAACAGACGAAAATGGCCAGCGGGTTATCGCTTTTGGCCGATGGGCGGGGATAGTGGGTGCCTACAATGCTATTTGGACTTACGGAAAAAGATACAACCTATACCATTTGAGGCGGGCGCATGAGTGCTTTGATCTGGAAGACTTAAAAACCGAGTTTGCTAAGGTAAAACTGCCCCCTATAAAAATGGTGGTAACGGGTGGTGGCCGGGTAGCCAAAGGAGCCATGGAGGTGCTGGTGGGCATGAATGTCAGAAAAGTGACACCTGCCGCCCTGCTAACACAATCCTTCGATTTTCCAGTATTTGCTCAGCTAAATTCGAGAGATTACAATGCACACAATGAAGGCAAAGAATTCAACCGTGGTGAGTTCTACTCCCATGCTGACAACTTTCATTCCGATTTTCTGAAATATGCCAAAGTAGCTGAAATACTCATCGCTGCTGCTTTTTGGGAACCAAAGGCGCCAACACTTTTCACAAGGGAAGATGCCACCAAAAATGATTTTTGCCTGCGTGTGATAGCCGACATTACCTGCGATATTGAAGGATCGATCCCTTCAACAAAAAGGCCATCGACAATAGATGAACCAGTGTACGACTACGACCCTACACAAGATGAAATAATGCCTGAGTTTAGCGAAGAGGGGAATATTTCGATGATGGCTGTCGATAATTTGCCCTGCGAACTCCCCAGAGATGCCTCTATGGACTTCGGGAACATGCTGGTGAAGAATGTATTGCCTCACCTGTTCAGCAACGATGAGTTTAGAATCGTCCAGGATGCCACTATCACCGAAGACGGAAAGCTGACCAGCCGCTACCAGTACCTGAAAGAGTGGGTTGAAGGAAGGTAG